The Paenibacillus sp. genome has a window encoding:
- a CDS encoding LysR family transcriptional regulator: MYDQMQALAAVVEHQSVNKAAQALNISQPALSRKIASLEEELGVKLFHRRGKRLELTRVGQISYEFAVEMRRLQGRFLRTLGEFTSANRGRLTLGASLTTLQSTLPDLIAAFTRHAPDVDIHAVTGKTHEIVTLVKEKKCDIGLVASAVDTPDTECVPLFDDHLALVLPAFHPLEGKTDLAITDLQRLPMILFSQGTWYRVLTDELLEASNVTPDVKMEIDSFEVIVRLVSACHLASLLPQSYLRSSLLDDNAVVVRQIPEIAHITRTTSLIYAKHGTLSPAAVQLIELAKQTKLWG; this comes from the coding sequence GTGTATGACCAAATGCAGGCGCTGGCCGCCGTCGTGGAGCACCAAAGCGTCAATAAGGCGGCTCAGGCGCTTAACATCAGCCAGCCGGCGCTCTCGCGCAAAATCGCGTCGCTCGAAGAGGAGCTCGGCGTGAAGCTGTTCCACCGCCGCGGCAAGCGGCTCGAGCTGACGCGCGTCGGCCAAATCAGCTACGAATTCGCCGTCGAGATGCGCCGCCTCCAAGGCCGCTTCCTGCGGACGCTCGGCGAATTCACGTCGGCGAACCGAGGGCGGCTGACGCTCGGCGCGAGCCTCACGACGCTGCAATCGACGCTGCCGGATTTGATCGCCGCCTTCACGCGCCACGCGCCCGACGTCGACATCCACGCCGTCACCGGCAAGACGCACGAAATCGTCACGCTCGTGAAAGAGAAAAAATGCGACATCGGCCTCGTCGCCTCCGCCGTCGACACGCCGGACACCGAATGCGTGCCGCTGTTCGACGACCATTTGGCGCTCGTGCTGCCGGCGTTCCATCCGCTCGAAGGCAAGACGGATCTCGCGATTACCGATCTGCAGCGGCTGCCGATGATTCTGTTTTCCCAAGGAACGTGGTACCGCGTCTTGACGGACGAACTGCTGGAGGCGTCCAATGTCACGCCCGACGTGAAGATGGAGATCGATTCCTTCGAGGTGATCGTCCGGTTGGTGTCCGCCTGCCACTTGGCGTCGCTGCTCCCCCAATCGTATTTGCGGAGCAGCCTGCTTGACGACAATGCCGTCGTCGTGCGGCAAATTCCGGAAATTGCTCATATCACTCGCACGACGTCGCTCATTTACGCAAAGCACGGAACGCTGTCCCCTGCGGCCGTTCAATTGATCGAGCTCGCGAAGCAGACGAAGCTGTGGGGGTAG
- a CDS encoding succinate dehydrogenase cytochrome b558 subunit, with product MKGNSYLHRKIHSLLGVLPLGGFFVEHLLTNYSAYQGGQERFLEHVHWIHSLPLVLALEIFLIWLPLLYHGVYGLYVAYQSRNNVSNYGYVRNWAFALQRITGVVTFVFVIWHIWNTRVQIALGTVEQDAIGVHMHEIASNPLYYWIYIVCIIAAVFHFCNGLWSFLVSWGITVGPRAQRAASYATMGLFVIMTIMFIMSLNAFLDESFAEPIASAFLQ from the coding sequence ATGAAAGGGAATTCGTATTTGCACCGAAAGATCCACTCCTTACTTGGCGTCCTTCCGCTGGGCGGGTTTTTCGTCGAGCATTTGCTCACGAACTACTCTGCATATCAAGGCGGACAAGAACGCTTTCTGGAGCACGTGCACTGGATCCACAGCCTGCCGCTCGTGTTGGCGCTCGAAATTTTCTTGATTTGGCTGCCGCTGCTGTACCACGGCGTATACGGATTGTACGTGGCCTACCAGTCGCGGAACAACGTTTCGAACTACGGCTATGTGCGCAACTGGGCGTTCGCGCTCCAGCGCATTACCGGGGTCGTGACGTTCGTTTTCGTCATATGGCACATTTGGAACACGCGCGTTCAAATCGCGCTCGGCACGGTCGAGCAGGACGCGATCGGCGTGCACATGCATGAAATCGCGTCGAACCCGTTGTATTACTGGATTTATATTGTGTGCATCATCGCAGCAGTATTCCATTTCTGCAACGGCCTCTGGTCGTTCCTTGTATCCTGGGGCATTACGGTCGGTCCGCGCGCGCAGCGCGCAGCGTCGTATGCGACGATGGGCTTGTTCGTAATCATGACGATCATGTTTATCATGTCCCTGAACGCGTTCTTGGACGAATCTTTCGCGGAGCCGATCGCCTCTGCGTTCTTACAATAA
- the sdhA gene encoding succinate dehydrogenase flavoprotein subunit, with product MANQNIIVVGGGLAGLMATIKAAEAGMKVDLFSLVPVKRSHSVCAQGGINGAVNTKGEGDSPWEHFDDTIYGGDFLANQPPVKAMCEAAPGIIHLMDRMGVMFNRTPEGLLDFRRFGGTKHHRTAFAGATTGQQLLYALDEQVRRWEVAGLVQKYEHWEFLGAVIDDDGVCRGIAAQDLRSMEVHTFRADAVILATGGPGIIFGKSTNSVINTGTAASAVYQQGVHYANGEFIQIHPTAIPGDDKLRLMSESARGEGGRIWTYKDGKPWYFLEEKYPAYGNLVPRDIATREIFHVCVDLKLGVNGENMVYLDLSHKDPKELDVKLGGIIEIYEKFMGDDPRKIPMKIFPAVHYSMGGMWVDYNQMTNIPGLFAAGECEYQYHGANRLGANSLLSAIFGGMVAGPKAVEYIKGLKKSAADVDERVFSQERKRHTEKYESILGMTKGNENPYVLHKELGEWMIDNMTVVRYNKKLQETDNKIQELMERYKNININDTAKWSNQAVAFTRQLWNMFELARVMTIGALMRNESRGAHYKPEFPERDDENFMKTTIAKYTPNGPEISYEDIDVSLIPPRKRDYTSDKKK from the coding sequence ATGGCGAATCAAAACATCATTGTCGTCGGCGGCGGTCTCGCCGGTTTGATGGCGACCATTAAAGCGGCCGAAGCCGGCATGAAAGTAGATCTGTTTTCGCTCGTGCCCGTCAAGCGTTCCCACTCGGTGTGCGCGCAAGGCGGCATCAACGGCGCGGTGAACACGAAAGGCGAAGGCGACTCCCCTTGGGAGCATTTCGACGATACGATTTACGGCGGCGACTTCCTCGCGAACCAGCCTCCGGTCAAAGCGATGTGCGAAGCGGCCCCGGGCATCATCCACTTGATGGACCGGATGGGCGTTATGTTCAACCGGACGCCGGAAGGCCTCCTCGATTTCCGCCGTTTCGGCGGCACGAAGCATCACCGCACGGCGTTCGCGGGCGCGACGACGGGCCAGCAGCTGCTGTACGCGCTCGATGAGCAAGTGCGCCGCTGGGAAGTCGCGGGCCTCGTGCAGAAGTACGAGCACTGGGAATTCCTCGGCGCGGTCATCGACGACGACGGCGTTTGCCGCGGCATCGCGGCGCAGGATCTTCGCTCGATGGAGGTGCACACGTTCCGCGCGGACGCGGTCATTTTGGCGACGGGCGGCCCCGGCATCATTTTCGGCAAGTCGACGAACTCGGTCATCAACACGGGCACGGCGGCGAGCGCGGTGTATCAGCAAGGCGTGCACTACGCGAACGGCGAATTCATCCAAATTCACCCGACGGCCATCCCGGGCGACGACAAGCTTCGTCTTATGTCCGAGTCGGCGCGCGGCGAAGGCGGACGCATCTGGACGTACAAAGACGGCAAGCCGTGGTACTTCCTCGAGGAAAAATATCCGGCGTACGGGAACCTTGTTCCCCGCGACATCGCGACGCGCGAAATTTTCCACGTCTGCGTAGACCTGAAGCTCGGCGTCAACGGCGAGAACATGGTGTACCTCGACCTGTCGCATAAGGATCCGAAGGAACTCGACGTCAAACTCGGCGGCATCATCGAGATTTACGAGAAGTTCATGGGCGACGACCCGCGGAAAATTCCGATGAAAATTTTCCCGGCGGTTCACTACTCGATGGGCGGCATGTGGGTCGACTACAATCAGATGACGAACATCCCGGGCCTCTTCGCCGCGGGCGAGTGCGAATACCAATATCACGGCGCGAACCGCCTCGGCGCAAACTCGCTCCTGTCCGCGATTTTCGGCGGCATGGTGGCGGGCCCGAAAGCAGTCGAATATATCAAGGGCTTGAAAAAGTCCGCGGCCGACGTGGACGAGCGCGTATTCAGCCAAGAGCGCAAGCGTCACACGGAAAAGTACGAGTCGATTCTCGGCATGACGAAGGGCAACGAAAACCCGTACGTCCTGCATAAAGAGCTCGGCGAGTGGATGATCGACAACATGACGGTCGTCCGTTACAACAAGAAGCTTCAAGAGACGGACAACAAAATCCAAGAACTCATGGAGCGCTACAAAAACATCAACATCAACGACACGGCGAAATGGTCCAACCAAGCGGTCGCGTTCACGCGCCAGCTGTGGAACATGTTCGAGCTCGCACGCGTCATGACGATCGGCGCGCTTATGCGGAACGAAAGCCGCGGCGCGCATTACAAACCGGAATTCCCGGAACGCGACGACGAGAACTTCATGAAGACGACGATCGCGAAGTACACGCCGAACGGTCCGGAAATTTCCTACGAAGATATCGACGTCTCGCTCATCCCGCCGCGGAAGCGCGACTACACATCGGATAAGAAAAAATAA
- the sdhB gene encoding succinate dehydrogenase iron-sulfur subunit, which translates to MSTTVANEKKTVKFIVKRQDTPDSQPYTEEFEIPYRPNMNVISALMEVQRNPVNAKGEQTAAVCWESNCLEEVCGACSMVINGKPRQACTALVDKLEQPVRLEPMKTFPVMRDLVIDRGRMFNALKRVKAWIPIDGTYDLGPGPRMAEAKRQWAYELSKCMTCGVCLEACPNVNERSDFIGPAPISQVRLFNAHPTGEMNADERLEALMTDGGIEGCGNSQNCVQSCPKGIPLTTSIAAINRDTTKLLFKKWLTQ; encoded by the coding sequence ATGTCTACGACAGTGGCGAACGAGAAAAAAACGGTTAAGTTTATCGTAAAGCGACAGGATACGCCGGATTCTCAACCGTACACGGAGGAATTCGAAATCCCGTACCGCCCGAACATGAACGTCATCAGCGCGCTCATGGAAGTGCAGCGAAATCCCGTGAACGCGAAGGGCGAACAGACGGCAGCGGTATGCTGGGAGTCGAACTGCCTCGAGGAAGTTTGCGGCGCCTGCTCCATGGTGATCAACGGCAAGCCTCGCCAAGCGTGCACGGCGCTCGTCGACAAGCTCGAGCAGCCAGTTCGGCTTGAACCGATGAAGACGTTCCCGGTCATGCGGGACCTCGTCATCGACCGCGGCCGCATGTTCAACGCGCTGAAGCGCGTGAAGGCGTGGATTCCGATCGATGGCACGTACGACCTCGGCCCGGGTCCGCGCATGGCGGAAGCGAAGCGCCAGTGGGCGTACGAGCTGTCCAAGTGCATGACGTGCGGCGTCTGCCTCGAGGCGTGCCCGAACGTGAACGAACGAAGCGACTTCATCGGCCCGGCGCCGATTTCGCAGGTGCGGCTGTTCAACGCGCATCCGACGGGCGAGATGAACGCCGACGAGCGTCTGGAAGCGCTCATGACAGACGGCGGCATCGAAGGCTGCGGCAACTCGCAAAACTGCGTGCAGTCGTGCCCGAAGGGCATTCCGCTCACGACGTCGATCGCGGCGATCAACCGCGACACGACGAAGCTGCTGTTCAAGAAGTGGCTGACGCAGTAA
- a CDS encoding methyltransferase domain-containing protein, which produces MNRSYYLRTFLNHFWLRPENAILLSLRAESYWKTIQAAGADGTKIDVSCGDGVFSFLTFGGQTSPDSDMFRAIKFGKREGEFDAFDFFDDTYKIKVEKSPEIRYEYGADWKSSLIQKAEKLNFYDNTLVHDNNLPLPFADESMDYVYSNSSYWVENFENHIKDLVRITKQGGYVVLQIKNDNIKKLSSKVYAPMMGETFHKIIDAGRASTWKGLRSKDELVRFISSIDDAKLETIEPIYGDILAVVWDIGLRPLFNPLVKMANNLSDGQRIEIKNEWNEIFFQLFEEVINKYRVVEEQAIEHTFVLRKL; this is translated from the coding sequence ATGAATAGAAGCTATTATTTGCGGACGTTCCTGAACCATTTCTGGCTGAGACCGGAAAACGCTATTCTGCTTTCGCTGCGGGCAGAGTCATATTGGAAAACGATTCAAGCGGCGGGGGCGGACGGAACTAAAATCGACGTCTCCTGCGGCGACGGCGTTTTTTCATTTTTAACGTTCGGCGGTCAAACATCCCCAGATTCGGACATGTTTAGAGCTATTAAGTTCGGAAAACGTGAGGGAGAGTTCGATGCATTCGATTTTTTCGACGATACTTATAAAATCAAGGTAGAAAAATCCCCAGAGATTCGTTATGAGTATGGGGCCGATTGGAAGAGCTCCCTCATCCAGAAGGCGGAGAAATTAAACTTCTACGACAATACTTTGGTGCATGACAACAACCTTCCGCTGCCTTTTGCGGACGAATCGATGGACTATGTGTATTCAAACAGCTCTTATTGGGTAGAAAACTTTGAAAACCACATTAAGGACCTCGTCCGAATCACGAAGCAAGGTGGATATGTCGTTTTACAAATCAAAAACGACAATATTAAGAAGCTTTCCTCCAAAGTTTATGCGCCGATGATGGGCGAAACGTTCCATAAAATTATTGATGCCGGACGAGCTTCCACTTGGAAAGGTCTTCGTTCGAAGGACGAGCTTGTTCGCTTCATTTCTTCCATTGACGATGCGAAGCTAGAAACGATAGAGCCGATTTACGGTGATATCTTAGCAGTCGTTTGGGATATCGGACTTAGGCCGTTATTCAATCCGCTGGTGAAAATGGCGAACAATTTAAGCGACGGACAGCGCATCGAAATCAAGAACGAGTGGAACGAAATTTTCTTCCAACTGTTTGAAGAAGTTATTAACAAATACCGTGTCGTCGAGGAGCAGGCGATCGAGCACACATTCGTCCTCCGGAAGTTGTAA
- a CDS encoding MFS transporter, which translates to MTLPLMLRRRPAPASLPPEKRLSKEAVATITLHSLYQLGASMSGVFLNLYLWRLTESLTINGWYALLTYAIGPPAFLLAGKFAKTRDRLFTYRIGIAATALFYLLVVIAGARVADYFFVFALLQGTAGAFYWLGYLTLMYDVSTDANRIRYLGLNSIAFNLAGLIGPATAGFVIALHGGLEGYMLVFTGAFLLFAATTAGSFRLKAQGTHHKSYYVRLVPLLLRKNEAFRHGLYGWWCLGLYQGLLLFLPNILLFHVLGQEDLVGYAGVGLLGLTIATSYALSRYGKPEFAKRYSLAAAAAFTTGAATLAAFGVTPWTVAAFAMSFYACMPLLVNSFSAYHYRLVGQLPLKGNLRVETIVARETFINLGRVIGLILLILLSKDLSSPWLGAVVLFAAAMQFHFAWIIKRER; encoded by the coding sequence ATGACGCTCCCGCTGATGTTGCGGAGACGGCCCGCTCCCGCTTCCTTGCCGCCCGAGAAGCGGCTGTCCAAGGAAGCCGTCGCGACGATTACGCTGCACAGCCTGTACCAGCTCGGCGCTTCCATGTCGGGCGTGTTCTTAAACTTATATTTGTGGCGGCTGACGGAGAGCCTTACGATCAACGGCTGGTACGCGCTGCTGACGTACGCGATCGGGCCGCCGGCGTTCCTGCTCGCCGGCAAATTCGCGAAGACGAGGGACCGGCTGTTTACATACCGGATCGGCATCGCCGCGACCGCGTTGTTTTATTTGCTCGTCGTCATCGCCGGCGCCCGCGTCGCCGATTACTTTTTCGTTTTCGCGCTGCTGCAGGGCACGGCCGGCGCCTTTTATTGGCTCGGGTATTTGACGCTCATGTATGACGTATCGACCGATGCGAATCGAATCCGTTATTTGGGACTGAACTCGATTGCGTTCAATTTGGCCGGACTGATCGGCCCGGCGACGGCCGGCTTCGTGATCGCGTTACACGGCGGGTTGGAGGGCTACATGCTCGTGTTCACGGGGGCGTTCCTGCTGTTCGCGGCGACGACGGCCGGCAGCTTCCGATTGAAGGCGCAGGGCACGCATCATAAGTCGTATTACGTGCGATTGGTACCGTTGCTGCTGCGGAAAAACGAAGCGTTCCGGCACGGCCTGTACGGCTGGTGGTGCCTTGGATTGTACCAAGGGCTGCTGCTGTTTTTGCCGAACATCTTGCTGTTCCATGTGCTTGGTCAGGAGGATTTGGTCGGCTACGCCGGCGTCGGTCTGCTGGGGCTGACGATTGCGACTAGTTACGCGCTGTCCCGCTACGGCAAGCCGGAGTTCGCGAAGCGGTACAGCCTCGCCGCGGCGGCGGCTTTCACGACGGGGGCGGCGACGCTCGCGGCGTTCGGCGTAACGCCTTGGACGGTTGCGGCGTTCGCGATGTCGTTCTATGCCTGCATGCCGCTGCTCGTCAATTCGTTCTCCGCGTATCATTACCGGCTCGTCGGCCAGCTGCCGCTCAAAGGCAACCTGCGGGTGGAGACGATCGTCGCCCGGGAGACGTTCATTAACCTCGGGCGCGTGATCGGATTAATTTTGCTTATTTTGCTTTCGAAGGATTTGTCCAGTCCTTGGCTCGGCGCCGTTGTCCTTTTCGCCGCGGCGATGCAATTCCATTTCGCTTGGATCATCAAACGGGAGCGGTGA